One window of Oncorhynchus masou masou isolate Uvic2021 chromosome 33, UVic_Omas_1.1, whole genome shotgun sequence genomic DNA carries:
- the ribc1 gene encoding RIB43A-like with coiled-coils protein 1 produces the protein MYKVDLPVDNSSDVAVERRRAAEAARQARIFNTRHRVMGLDLKALEQQVAENKEREEMVGQRERAFDMLRMTQDEVMMKQQQEEEEKRAELNRDLIQYRAIRQRAEDTRDADLNVHLQGALGLSIPIPESELGPASMQVFQGEGIGANDKRRAQMEQTERALRAQREQSEKLQKENKLKELLKGKELVQQDLRAVQLDALEEECKRAGRIALNNYNHAQAKECVEKERKERMRKEGKEMAEVWHMVTSDILTECPKAAERQVDGGPMGGPRVLTDRWRGMSPVQLSAIRRQREEQRLEGKRLREIERQRDAAWDFQRMVQTREDDEEERKAMELKKEKRMEMDRYNEQLAREQREHQQFLSKTLYTNRPTAQYFTQFSSSSR, from the exons ATGTATAAAGTGGATTTGCCGGTGGACAACTCCTCGGATGTGGCAGTGGAACGCCGACGGGCCGCAGAGGCTGCGCGCCAGGCTCGCATTTTCAACACCAGACACCGAGTGATGGGTCTGGATCTCAAAGCACTGGAGCAACAGGTGGCGGAGAACAAAGAACGGGAGGAGATGGTGGGTCAGCGAGAGAGGGCTTTCG ACATGTTGAGAATGACTCAAGATGAAGTGATGATGAAACAgcagcaggaggaagaggagaagagagcagagttAAACAGAGACCTCATCCAGTACCGGGCCATCCGACAGCGGGCAGAAGACACCCGGGATGCTGATCTCAATGTTCACCTGCAGGGGGCGCTCGGGTTGTCCATTCCCATCCCAGAGTCTGAGCTGGGACCTGCCAGTATGCAAGTGTTCCAG GGAGAAGGCATTGGGGCCAATGACAAGAGGAGAGCTCAgatggagcagacagagagagcactacgagcacagagagaacagagtgagAAACTGCAGAAGGAGAATAAACTCAAAG agctACTGAAAGGCAAGGAGCTGGTACAGCAGGACCTGAGGGCTGTTCAGTTAGACGCTCTGGAAGAAGAGTGTAAGAGGGCTGGCCGCATCGCTCTCAACAACTACAACCATGCTCAG GCTAAGGAGtgtgtagagaaagagaggaaggagcgCATGAGGAAGGAGGGCAAGGAGATGGCAGAGGTGTGGCACATGGTGACATCAGACATCCTAACGGAATGTCCCAAGGCTGCAGAGAGACAAGTAGACGGAGGCCCGATGGGCGGGCCCAGGGTGCTGACGGACAGGTGGAGGGGGATGAGCCCCGTTCAGCTGAGCGCCATCcgcaggcagagagaggaacagcgcCTAGAGGGAAAG AGGCTGAGGGAgattgagaggcagagagacgcTGCCTGGGACTTCCAGCGCATGGTGCAGACCCGAGAGgatgacgaggaggagaggaaagcgaTGGAGCTGAAGAAGGAGAAAAGGATGGAGATGGACCGATACAATGAACAGCTGGCCAGAGAGCAGCGCGAACA TCAGCAGTTCCTGTCCAAGACGCTGTACACCAACAGACCCACGGCCCAGTACTTTACTCAGTTCAGCAGCAGCTCACGCTGA
- the LOC135528497 gene encoding structural maintenance of chromosomes protein 1A, which yields MGYLKLIEIENFKSYKGRQIIGPFHKFTAIIGPNGSGKSNLMDAISFVLAEKTSNLRVKTLKDLIHGAPVGKPAANRAFVSMVYHEDSGEERTFTRIIIGSSSEYRINSKVVNLAEYSEELEKLGILIKARNFLVFQGAVESIAMKNPKERTALFEEISRSGELAQEYDRRKKEMVKAEEDTQFNYHRKKNIAAERKEAKQEKEEAERYQRLKDEVVKAHVQMQLFKLYHNDAEIDKLNRELSHRNKEIDKDRKKMDHVEEELKEKKKELGRMMRDQQTVEKEIKEKDAELNQKRPQYIKAKENTSHKIKKLEAAKKSLQNAQKLYKKRKGDMDELEKEQGAVEMARQEFDDRMEEEAQSQGQDLTLEENQVKAYHRLKEEASKRAATLAQELEKFNRDQKADQDRLDLEERKKVETEAKIKQKIREIEENQKRIEKLEDYITTSKQSLDEQKRMEEELTEEVEGAKKRIDEINLELNQVMEQLGDARIDRQENSRQARKAEIMESIKRLYPGSVYGRLIDLCQPTQKKFQIAVTKVLGKNMDAIIVDSEKTGRDCIQYIKEQRGEPETFLPLDYLEVKPTDEKLRELRGAKLVIDVIRYEPPHIKKALQYACGNALVCENVEDARRIAFGGPYRHKTVALDGTLFQKSGVISGGASDLKAKARRWDEKAVDKLKDKKEKLTEELKEQMKAKRKEAELRQVQSQAHGLQMRLKYSQSDLEQTKTRHLSLNMQEKSKLESELANFGPRINDIKRIIQSREKEVNNLRDRMNVVEDEVFIEFCKEIGVRNIREFEEEKVKRQNEIAKKRLEFETQKTRLGIQLDYEKNQLKEDKEKVMMWEQTVKKDEAEIERLKKEEHRHMKIIDETMAQLQDLKNQHLTKKSEVNDKNHNMEEIRKKLGGANKELTQLQKEVTAIETKLEQKRSDRHNLLQACKMQDIRLPLRSGTMDDIGQGEGSSQQEESSSSQRTSSTVLAKEALIEIDYSILSEDLKDALAEDEIKAEMHTLQQRLNEQQSILQRISAPNMKAMEKLESVRDKFQETSDEFEAARKRAKKAKQAFEQIKKERFDRFNACFEAVSTNIDEIYKALSRNSSAQAFLGPENPEEPYLDGINYNCVAPGKRFRPMDNLSGGEKTVAALALLFAIHSYKPAPFFVLDEIDAALDNTNIGKVANYIKDQSVNTQAIVISLKEEFYTKADSLIGVYPEQGDCVISKVLTFDLSVYPDANPNPNE from the exons ATGGGTTATTTGAAACTAATAGAGATCGAAAACTTCAAATCTTACAAGGGCAGGCAAATCATCGGCCCCTTTCACAAGTTTACCGCGATTATTGGACCCAATGGATCCG GCAAGTCCAACCTCATGGACGCCATCAGCTTTGTGCTGGCTGAGAAGACCAGCAACCTGCGTGTGAAGACTCTGAAGGACCTGATCCATGGAGCTCCCGTGGGGAAGCCGGCAGCCAACAGAGCCTTTGTGAGCATGGTGTACCATGAGGACAGCGGGGAAGAGCGCACCTTCACCAGAATCATCATTG GCTCGTCGTCAGAGTACCGTATCAACAGTAAGGTGGTGAATCTGGCAGAGTACAGTGAGGAGCTGGAGAAACTAGGAATCCTCATCAAGGCCAGGAACTTCCTCGTCTTCCAG GGTGCGGTGGAGTCGATAGCCATGAAGAACCCTAAGGAGCGTACTGCTCTGTTTGAGGAGATCTCCCGGTCTGGGGAGCTGGCTCAGGAGTACGACCGTAGGAAGAAGGAGATGGTGAAGGCTGAGGAGGACACCCAATTTAACTACCACCGCAAGAAGAACATCGCCGCTGAACGCAAAGAGGCCaagcaggagaaagaggag gctGAGCGTTACCAGCGTCTGAAGGACGAGGTGGTGAAGGCCCACGTCCAGATGCAGCTGTTCAAGCTGTACCACAACGACGCCGAGATCGACAAGCTGAACCGCGAGCTGTCGCACCGCAACAAGGAGATCGACAAGGACCGCAAGAAGATGGACCACGTGGAGGAGGaactgaaggagaagaagaaagagcTGGGGAGGATGATGAGAGACCAACAGACGGTGGAGAAAGAGATCAA GGAGAAAGATGCTGAACTGAACCAAAAGCGTCCGCAGTACATCAAGGCCAAAGAGAACACCTCCCACAAGATCAAAAAACTGGAGGCAGCCAAGAAGTCCCTCCAGAACGCCCAGAAGCTGTACAAGAAGAGGAAGGGGGACATGGATGAGTTGGAGAAAGAACAGGGCGCCGTGGAGATGGCCCGGCAGGAGTTTGACGACCGCATGGAGGAGGAGGCCCAGAGCCAGGGACAGGACCTCACACTGGAGGAAAACCAG GTGAAGGCCTACCACCGTCTGAAGGAGGAGGCCAGTAAGCGGGCGGCCACTCTGGCCCAGGAGCTGGAGAAGTTCAACAGAGACCAGAAGGCTGACCAGGACCGGCTCGACCTTGAGGAAAGGAAGAAAGTGGAGACCGAG GCCAAGATCAAGCAGAAGATCCGTGAGATAGAGGAGAACCAGAAGCGTATTGAGAAGCTGGAGGACTACATTACCACCAGCAAGCAGTCTCTGGATGAACAgaagagaatggaggaggagctgactgaggaggtggagggggccaAGAAGAGGATCGACGAGATCAACCTGGAactcaaccag GTGATGGAGCAGCTGGGCGACGCCAGGATTGACAGACaggagaacagcaggcaggcacGCAAAGCAGAGATCATGGAGAGCATCAAGAGACTGTATCCCGGGTCGGTG TACGGCCGCCTGATCGACCTGTGCCAGCCCACTCAGAAGAAGTTTCAGATCGCTGTGACCAAGGTGCTGGGCAAGAACATGGACGCCATCATCGTGGACTCGGAGAAGACCGGCAGAGACTGTATCCAGTACATCAAGGAGCAGCGAGGAGAGCCGGAGACCTTCCTGCCCCTCGACTATCTGGAG GTGAAGCCTACAGATGAGAAGCTGCGTGAGCTGCGCGGCGCCAAGCTGGTGATCGATGTGATCCGCTACGAGCCGCCTCACATTAAGAAGGCCCTGCAGTACGCGTGTGGTAACGCACTGGTCTGTGAGAACGTAGAGGACGCTCGGCGCATCGCCTTCGGAGGGCCCTACAGACACAAG acagtgGCCCTGGACGGTACTCTGTTCCAGAAGTCCGGTGTGATCTCTGGCGGTGCTAGTGATCTGAAGGCTAAGGCCAGGCGCTGGGATGAGAAGGCTGTGGACAAACTCAAGGACAAGAAGGAGAAACTCACTGAGGAACTGAAG gAGCAAATGAAGGCTAAGAGGAAGGAGGCAGAGCTGCGCCAGGTTCAGTCTCAGGCCCACGGCCtccagatgagactgaaatactCCCAGAGCGACCTGGAGCAGACCAAGACCCgacacctctccctcaacatgcaG GAGAAATCCaagctggagagtgagctggctAACTTCGGCCCTCGCATCAACGACATCAAGAGGATCATCCAATCCCGTGAGAAGGAGGTCAATAATTTGAGAGACCGGATGAACGTTGTGGAAGATGAGGTGTTTATCGAGTTCTGTAAGGAGATTGGGGTCAGGAACATCAGAGAGTTCGAGGAGGAGAAGGTGAAGAGGCAGAACGAGATCGCCAAGAAACG GCTGGAGTTTGAAACCCAGAAGACTCGTCTGGGCATCCAGCTGGACTATGAGAAAAACCAGCTGAAAGAGGACAAGGAGAAGGTCATGATGTGGGAGCAGACTGTCAAGAAGGACGAGGCGGAGATAGAGCGACTCAAGAAG GAGGAGCACCGCCACATGAAGATCATCGACGAGACCATGGCCCAGCTGCAGGACCTGAAGAACCAGCACCTCACCAAGAAGTCCGAGGTCAACGACAAGAACCACAACATGGAGGAGATACGCAAGAAATTGGGAGGAGCCAACAA GGAGCTGACCCAGCTGCAGAAGGAAGTGACGGCCATCGAGACCAAGCTGGAGCAGAAACGCAGCGACCGCCACAACCTGCTGCAGGCCTGTAAGATGCAGGACATCAGACTGCCTCTACGCTCTGGGACCATGGACGACATCGGCCAGGGAGAG gggaGCTCCCAACAGGAGGAGTCTAGCAGCAGTCAGAGAACGTCCAGTACTGTCCTGGCTAAAGAGGCTCTCATAGAGATAGACTACAGCATCCTGTCTGAAGACCTCAAG GACGCGCTGGCGGAGGATGAGATCAAGGCAGAGATGCACACGCTGCAGCAACGTCTCAACGAGCAGCAGTCCATACTGCAGAGAATCAGCGCACCCAACATGAAGGCCATGGAGAAACTAGAGTCTGTCAGGGACAAGTTCCAGGAGACCAGCGACG AGTTTGAGGCGGCCCGTAAGCGAGCCAAGAAGGCCAAGCAGGCGTTTGAGCAGATCAAGAAGGAGAGGTTTGACCGCTTCAACGCCTGTTTTGAGGCTGTATCCACCAACATCGATGAGATCTACAAAGCCCTGTCACGCAACAGCTCTGCCCAG GCCTTCCTTGGGCCGGAGAACCCAGAGGAGCCTTACCTGGATGGGATCAACTATAACTGTGTTGCCCCTGGTAAGCGGTTCAGACCAATGGACAACCTGTCTGGAGGGGAGAAGACTGTCGCtgccctggctctgctgttcgcCATACACAGCTACAAGCCTGCCCCATTCTTCGTCCTGGATGAGATTGATGCTGCGCTGGACAACACCAACATTGGCAAG GTGGCCAACTACATCAAAGACCAGTCAGTGAACACTCAGGCCATAGTGATCTCTCTAAAGGAAGAGTTCTACACCAAGGCTGACTCTCTCATCGGGGTCTATCCAGAG CAAGGAGATTGCGTCATCagcaaagtattgacttttgacCTGTCGGTGTACCCTGACGCAAACCCCAACCCCAACGAGTAG